Proteins encoded by one window of Ignavibacteriota bacterium:
- a CDS encoding radical SAM protein produces MKFRVSEIFYSIQGEGSRAGMPCVFVRLQGCSLRCSWCDTPYALSGDKGVIIMKSDEIISQVMSYNCNFIEFTGGEPLEQPDIVHLMEYFINQGKTVAIETGGYLSVKEIPYDVVKIIDFKAPGSKMENRNNPDNIKYLNYHDEVKFVLLDRNDYDWAVKFIADNKLSNRVGNILFSPVFGKLDYLTLAQWILEDRLNIRMQIQIHKHIWHPNTRGV; encoded by the coding sequence ATGAAATTCAGAGTCTCCGAAATTTTTTACTCAATTCAGGGTGAAGGCTCAAGAGCGGGTATGCCGTGTGTGTTTGTAAGGTTGCAAGGCTGCTCTCTCAGATGCTCTTGGTGCGATACTCCTTATGCACTTAGTGGCGATAAGGGTGTAATAATTATGAAAAGCGATGAAATCATCAGCCAAGTTATGTCATACAACTGCAACTTTATAGAATTTACAGGTGGTGAACCGCTCGAACAGCCTGATATTGTTCATCTTATGGAATATTTCATTAATCAGGGTAAGACTGTTGCCATTGAAACAGGGGGCTATTTAAGTGTAAAAGAAATCCCTTATGATGTTGTTAAAATAATTGATTTCAAAGCTCCCGGCTCCAAAATGGAAAACAGGAATAACCCGGATAATATTAAGTACCTCAACTATCACGATGAAGTAAAATTTGTGTTACTTGACAGAAATGATTATGACTGGGCTGTAAAATTTATTGCAGATAATAAACTCAGTAATAGAGTTGGGAATATCTTATTCTCGCCGGTATTTGGTAAGCTGGATTATTTGACACTTGCCCAATGGATACTTGAAGACCGATTAA